In Nasonia vitripennis strain AsymCx chromosome 2, Nvit_psr_1.1, whole genome shotgun sequence, a genomic segment contains:
- the LOC100678792 gene encoding uncharacterized protein LOC100678792 isoform X2 produces the protein MRAFVLKAIPKKKKKMNTGDESLSKSEEPKRIGDGYIIDLDSIFMEMADLVSKYSNDSKCKVGACIVREDNEIVSFGYNHMPRFFDDKTKKIMDSDEESKHWEQKEVKLKYVCHAELNAIVNKNHKSMKNGKIYQTLAPCDDCFKIIVKSGIKEINYNYNLPKWHVKEYMKKIITINQAAIGKICEKTLKISEQDKWNQYFMQVAYLFSYRCHNMKDRNGACIVNSDNKIVGVGYSDCTEDKDLKVEYCAELNAYKNSQLGCIENGKIYVTSYPCHECAKIIVQCGIQKLFHLGRKSSDEDTQQMFNEANVSINPMSEETEKSN, from the exons ATGCGTGCATT tgtTCTCAAAGCGatcccaaaaaaaaaaaagaaaatgaatacTGGCGATGAATCTTTATCAAAATCAGA GGAACCAAAACGTATCGGTGATGGCTATATAATAGATTTGGATAGCATTTTTATGGAAATGGCTGATCTAGTTTCAAAATACAGCAATGATTCTAAATGTAAAGTTGGAGCTTGTATAGTCAGAGAAGATAATGAAATTGTAAGCTTTGGGTACAATCATATGCCAAGGTTTTTTGATGATAagacaaagaaaataatggattctgatgaagaatcAAAACACTGGGAACAGAAAGAAgtcaaattaaaatatg TTTGTCATGCTGAATTGAATgcaattgtaaataaaaatcacaaaTCGATGAAAAATGGCAAGATATATCAGACATTAGCCCCTTGTGATGAttgctttaaaattatagtgAAATCGGgcataaaagaaataaattataactaCAACCTTCCAAAGTGGCACGTAAAAGAATACATGAAGAAAATTATTACGATTAATCAAGCAGCTATAGG TAAAATTTGTGAGAAGACACTGAAAATTTCTGAACAGGATAAGTGGAACCAATATTTTATGCAAGTTGCGTATCTTTTTTCGTATAGATGCCATAATATGAAAGATAGAAATGGAGCTTGTATCGTCAATTCGGACAATAAAATTGTGGGCGTCGGTTACAGTGATTGCACTGAAGATAAAGATCTTAAAG TTGAATATTGTGCCGAACTAAATGCGTACAAAAATTCACAACTAGGATGTATCGAAAATGGGAAAATTTATGTGACTTCATATCCTTGTCATGAATGTGCGAAAATAATTGTTCAATGTGGAATACAAAAATTGTTTCATTTGGGCAGAAAAAGTTCGGACGAGGATACTCAACAGATGTTCAACGAAGCTAATGTATCTATAAATCCg ATGTCTGAGGAAACCGAGAAGTCGAATTAA
- the LOC100678792 gene encoding uncharacterized protein LOC100678792 isoform X1, producing the protein MRALYRVLKAIPKKKKKMNTGDESLSKSEEPKRIGDGYIIDLDSIFMEMADLVSKYSNDSKCKVGACIVREDNEIVSFGYNHMPRFFDDKTKKIMDSDEESKHWEQKEVKLKYVCHAELNAIVNKNHKSMKNGKIYQTLAPCDDCFKIIVKSGIKEINYNYNLPKWHVKEYMKKIITINQAAIGKICEKTLKISEQDKWNQYFMQVAYLFSYRCHNMKDRNGACIVNSDNKIVGVGYSDCTEDKDLKVEYCAELNAYKNSQLGCIENGKIYVTSYPCHECAKIIVQCGIQKLFHLGRKSSDEDTQQMFNEANVSINPMSEETEKSN; encoded by the exons ATGCGTGCATTGTATCG tgtTCTCAAAGCGatcccaaaaaaaaaaaagaaaatgaatacTGGCGATGAATCTTTATCAAAATCAGA GGAACCAAAACGTATCGGTGATGGCTATATAATAGATTTGGATAGCATTTTTATGGAAATGGCTGATCTAGTTTCAAAATACAGCAATGATTCTAAATGTAAAGTTGGAGCTTGTATAGTCAGAGAAGATAATGAAATTGTAAGCTTTGGGTACAATCATATGCCAAGGTTTTTTGATGATAagacaaagaaaataatggattctgatgaagaatcAAAACACTGGGAACAGAAAGAAgtcaaattaaaatatg TTTGTCATGCTGAATTGAATgcaattgtaaataaaaatcacaaaTCGATGAAAAATGGCAAGATATATCAGACATTAGCCCCTTGTGATGAttgctttaaaattatagtgAAATCGGgcataaaagaaataaattataactaCAACCTTCCAAAGTGGCACGTAAAAGAATACATGAAGAAAATTATTACGATTAATCAAGCAGCTATAGG TAAAATTTGTGAGAAGACACTGAAAATTTCTGAACAGGATAAGTGGAACCAATATTTTATGCAAGTTGCGTATCTTTTTTCGTATAGATGCCATAATATGAAAGATAGAAATGGAGCTTGTATCGTCAATTCGGACAATAAAATTGTGGGCGTCGGTTACAGTGATTGCACTGAAGATAAAGATCTTAAAG TTGAATATTGTGCCGAACTAAATGCGTACAAAAATTCACAACTAGGATGTATCGAAAATGGGAAAATTTATGTGACTTCATATCCTTGTCATGAATGTGCGAAAATAATTGTTCAATGTGGAATACAAAAATTGTTTCATTTGGGCAGAAAAAGTTCGGACGAGGATACTCAACAGATGTTCAACGAAGCTAATGTATCTATAAATCCg ATGTCTGAGGAAACCGAGAAGTCGAATTAA